The following proteins come from a genomic window of Ailuropoda melanoleuca isolate Jingjing chromosome 2, ASM200744v2, whole genome shotgun sequence:
- the TM4SF20 gene encoding transmembrane 4 L6 family member 20 produces MFGAGEGTTQQQKADMGVTMTCCEGWTSCNGFSLLVLLLLGIVLNAIPLIVNVVDEGQFFHNPISCFEWWLPGIIGAGLMVIPATTMSLAARKRACCNNRTGMLLSSLLNVLTVIGAAYCMLVSTQALLEGPLICNSPENSTPSCEFSFSNLSDIHPESFNLQWFFSEACVSPTDVTDPTTNGITAGDWRKHTLHFDSKENKYRVIHFSVFLGLLLVGILELLFGLSQMVIGFLGCLCGVSKRRSRIV; encoded by the exons ATGTTCGGGGCCGGAGAGGGGACTACTCagcagcagaaggcagacatg GGGGTGACCATGACCTGCTGTGAAGGATGGACATCCTGCAATGGATTCAGCTTGCTGGTTCTGCTTCTACTGGGAATAGTTCTCAACGCAATCCCTCTCATCGTCAACGTTGTGGATGAAGGCCAATTTTTTCACAACCCCATCTCTTGCTTTGAGTGGTGGCTCCCAGGAATTATAGGAGCAGGTCTGATG GTCATTCCAGCAACAACAATGTCCTTGGCAGCGAGAAAAAGAGCCTGCTGCAACAACAGAACTGGA ATGCTTCTGTCATCACTTCTGAATGTACTCACGGTCATTGGTGCTGCGTATTGCATGTTGGTATCTACCCAGGCTCTCTTGGAAGGTCCTCTCATTTGTAACTCTCCAGAGAACAGCACACCCAGTTGTGAATTTTCATTCAGTAACTTGAG TGACATTCATCCCGAATCCTTCAATCTGCAGTGGTTCTTCAGTGAGGCTTGCGTGTCTCCTACTGATGTCACTGATCCCACCACCAATGGCATCACAGCTGGTGACTGGAGAAAACACACCTTGCACTTCGATTCTAAAGAAAACAAGTACAGGGTGATCCATTTCTCCGTGTTTTTAGGCCTACTACTCGTGGGGATCCTGGAGCTTCTGTTTGGGCTCAGTCAGATGGTCATCGGTTTCCTTGGCTGTCTCTGTGGAGTCAGTAAGCGGAGAAGTAGAATTGTATAG